CTAAGATTTTATGCATGTAGGCATAAGTTGGAGATTTGGTTGAATTGATTTGTTAGATATCTGGTGCAGAAGTTAAGAAAAAGCAGCTCCAATGGATCATCGTCATCGTCATGCTCTTGGTGTTGTGTTCATGTTAGTTTTACTCTCACTTCCCCACGATTGCATGCCTTGGAATTTTTTCGGGTCAGGGAAAACCGAGAGCCCGTTCACTGAAAGCTATTCAAAGGCTAAGGCAATTTCCGGTGATGTTATTGCTGAATTCTCCATGGAAGCCCTCAATGACCAGAAGGGGATCGAAAGGGTGGACAAAGCTAGAAGAAAGTTGGCGGGGGGCGGCTCCAACACCTGTTGGCAAAATGCTTATGAGAGTCTCTTTGCTGGGTGTTCTGAGATTATCCCTGATGACAAGAAGAGAAGGAGATTTGCTTGGCTTCTCAGTGATTGCTTTCAGAAGGATTCGGGGGGCCACGCTTTTCCTTCTTGTGATACTCGCTCTGATTCTGATGTGAAGAAGTGTCTGCAGAAATTGGATGAAGAAGCTCGAAGCACATATCTCGCCTTTTTCCTCGAAACCAACTCAATCTGCCATCATTTACAGTTAAGCATCATCCATACATAGCTTCTATTCAATTTCCCTAGTCAGAATTCAATTCGATTTTATTATCTGATTGAAGTAGTAATACTAATACCTGAATTCAAATTGGTTAGCATCAAAATTTTGATCTGTTTCTTCCGCAGAGCCGATGCTTTTAAGCGTGGAACGGAAAGATTAGTGAATGACTTGAGGAAATCAGCCCAATTTGCAGAAGAGAAGTTGGAAAACATAGAGGAGAGGTCGGAAAATCTGTTGCAGAGCTCGAAAGAGATCCATGACTCCTTGACTTGGATCGATCTCCGAACCCAACAAGTGGCTCGAGCTTCTAAGAATGTGGAAGACAATATTGATACCGTGTTGAAGCATTCAGAGGCAGTTTTTGAGCAATCCAAGGGAATTGCAGCTTCACAATTGGAGCTTCAAGAAGGACAAGTGAAAATGAAGGACAAATTCGAGGAAGGGATGGCAATGATTCAGGGCTCTTACAACAACCTAGGCCTAGAAATCGATAAGTTAAGGAATGATGCTGTTGAGATAGAAAATGAGATAAGTAGAGTTGGTAATACAATGACTTTGAAGATGGAAAATCTGCAGAGCAGAGCTGATGATATTGGGGAAGTGGCAGGGCAGTCATTAGATAAGCAGAAACAGCTTCTAGACGGGCAATCAACTGCCCTTGAAGGCCTTCAGTTTCTAACTAAATTCCAGTCTCAAGCCCTGGAAGAGAGCAGGTAAAAGAGACcgaaaaatcaataattatatccaacaaaattgatcaaaattttaatccaaTCTGAACTTTGCAGGGCTACTCTGCAGCGCTTAGCTGAATTTGGGCATAAACAACAGGAAGAGCTTCTTCAGAGGCAAGAAATCCTTCAACAAGCCCATGACCACTTGGTAGAAAACTCAAAATCGATGCTGGCAGCTCAGGTTAGTTCCCTTTTCAACCCTGATCTCCATATCTGAATTTCCCAAACCGTTTTTTCTCATTAGGAACATCCATTTTTATTCAACAGGAAGCTTTTGAATCAAAGCAAGCAAGCATGTTCATTGCCTTGGATAAGCTCTTCACTTTGCACAATGCCATGTTGCTCGAATCCCGATCAATCAAAGCCTTCTTCATATACTCCTTATCAATTTTTATCCTCTACATGCTCACCAGTACAAAGCAAACATATACTGTGAGACCAAGGCTTTACATTGGTATGTGCTCCCATCTCTCAAAACCCGAAAACTTAAAAGGATTCAAGTTAAATTAGTCTCTAAAAAACCGTTGATTTTCAGGGCTTTGTGCTACATTCCTGATTGAATTTGCAATTCTTCGGTTCTCAACTTATGACATTGCGCAACAGACACAGATAATCAACATGATCAGGTCAATCTTTGCGATTGTTTCTTCAATCCAGCTCCTTCATGCCATCTGTACATTCAGGTAAGTAAAAAACACAATTCATGGCTGAAAAATCTCAGGTTAAAATTGATGTTTGGATGTTAGAAATTCTTGTATTTCTCGAATATTTTGCAGGGATTATGAAGTGCTGAACCATCAGATGCTGCTAACACTAATGGAAAAGGTTAATGGTATGCAAAGAAACATAGACTACTCGGCCTGTGTCATGGAGGATAGCGATTTAGATTGGTCTACATGGATCGATAATGACTTGCCCGAAGATGTGGACATTGTCAAAGATCCTGATTTTATACTTCAGGAAGAAATTGGCGAGAATTCCATTACAACAACTTCAATTACAAGAAAGTATAATCTTCGAAACCGCCTTCGTCAGTGATGATTTCTTGGTGATTTTCTTAGCTGGTACCTAATTTTTCAGTTGTTTGAGTTTGTATAATTTTATGAGACAGCAACATATAGGTGAAGACTCTATATAAATGTATGATTGTTTGGCTGCCCAGAAAGAAGGGTAgggaaagagaaaggaaagaaaattctGAAAGCTCAGCAAAATCTGTCTACAAGCAAATTTGGCTGACAccggatatttcacatttgGATTATTGGCGTGTGTGTGTTTTTCACGGGAAAACAGAGTAGCCTAAGAGAACAGGATTCAAGTTCGTGTTGTTctgttttttttatgttttctttaaattttcttggCATCCAAACAATAGGATACCAGCATAACGGTTGGATGCCGTGCCTCGGAAACGGTGAAAATCTGGAGAGTTTTGAGGTATGGAACCGAAACGGTGCGTTTTGAGGGAACAATGAATTTAAAAGCGGAGGAAGACAAACGAACACTTTAAAACGGTGCGTTTTGAGGTGTCCGTTTGCAATCGGTGAAACCTGGAAATTTTGAAGATGAGCGAAAGAAGGCAACAAATGGAACTTTCCAAGAAGGATGTTTTTCTTCCGAGAGACATAAATATATCGAAAAAACGGAGAAACTTAAAGGGATTTAATGAGTTAATGACTTAAACTTAATCATATGAATCtcaaatctttttattaaataatttaatattataattttaaagttaaaaatgactttaagtTTGACTTTaactattaagttaaaataattaatttatgtgattttttttttttttttacgaacTTAAGACTAANNNNNNNNNNNNNNNNNNNNNNNNNNNNNNNNNNNNNNNNNNNNNNNNNNNNNNNNNNNNNNNNNNNNNNNNNNNNNNNNNNNNNNNNNNNNNNNNNNNNNNNNNNNNNNNNNNNNNNNNNNNNNNNNNNNNNNNNNNNNNNNNNNNNNNNNNNNNNNNNNNNNNNNNNNNNNNNNNNNNNNNNNNNNNNNNNNNNNNNNNNNNNNNNNNNNNNNNNNNNNNNNNNNNNNNNNNNNNNNNNNNNNNNNNNNNNNNNNNNNNNNNNNNNNNNNNNNNNNNNNNNNNNNNNNNNNNNNNNNNNNNNNNNNNNNNNNNNNNNNNNNNNNNNNNNNNNNNNNNNNNNNNNNNNNNNNNNNNNNNNNNNNNNNNNNNNNNNNNNNNNNNNNNNNNNNNNNNNNNNNNNNNNNNNNNNNNNNNNNNNNNNNNNNNNNNNNNNNNNNNNNNNNNNNNNNNNNNNNNNNNNNNNNNNNNNNNNNNNNNNNNNNNNNNNNNNNNNNNNNNNNNNNNNNNNNNNNNNNNNNNNNNNNNNNNNNNNNNNNNNNNNNNNNNNNNNNNNNNNNNNNNNNNNNNNNNNNNNNNNNNNNNNNNNNNNNNNNNNNNNNNNNNNNNNNNNNNNNNNNNNNNNNNNNNNNNNNNNNNNNNNNNNNNNNNNNNNNNNNNNNNNNNNNNNNNNNNNNNNNNNNNNNNNNNNNNNNNNNNNNNNNNNNNNNNNNNNNNNNNNNNNNNNNNNNNNNNNNNNNNNNNNNNNNNNNNNNNNNNNNNNNNNNNNNNNNNNNNNNNNNNNNNNNNNNNNNNNNNNNNNNNNNNNNNNNNNNNNNNNNNNNNNNNNNNNNNNNNNNNNNNNNNNNNNNNNNNNN
The window above is part of the Vitis riparia cultivar Riparia Gloire de Montpellier isolate 1030 chromosome 12, EGFV_Vit.rip_1.0, whole genome shotgun sequence genome. Proteins encoded here:
- the LOC117927095 gene encoding protein GAMETE EXPRESSED 1, giving the protein MDHRHRHALGVVFMLVLLSLPHDCMPWNFFGSGKTESPFTESYSKAKAISGDVIAEFSMEALNDQKGIERVDKARRKLAGGGSNTCWQNAYESLFAGCSEIIPDDKKRRRFAWLLSDCFQKDSGGHAFPSCDTRSDSDVKKCLQKLDEEARSTYLAFFLETNSICHHLQADAFKRGTERLVNDLRKSAQFAEEKLENIEERSENLLQSSKEIHDSLTWIDLRTQQVARASKNVEDNIDTVLKHSEAVFEQSKGIAASQLELQEGQVKMKDKFEEGMAMIQGSYNNLGLEIDKLRNDAVEIENEISRVGNTMTLKMENLQSRADDIGEVAGQSLDKQKQLLDGQSTALEGLQFLTKFQSQALEESRATLQRLAEFGHKQQEELLQRQEILQQAHDHLVENSKSMLAAQEAFESKQASMFIALDKLFTLHNAMLLESRSIKAFFIYSLSIFILYMLTSTKQTYTVRPRLYIGLCATFLIEFAILRFSTYDIAQQTQIINMIRSIFAIVSSIQLLHAICTFRDYEVLNHQMLLTLMEKVNGMQRNIDYSACVMEDSDLDWSTWIDNDLPEDVDIVKDPDFILQEEIGENSITTTSITRKYNLRNRLRQ